Proteins encoded together in one Hevea brasiliensis isolate MT/VB/25A 57/8 chromosome 16, ASM3005281v1, whole genome shotgun sequence window:
- the LOC110636670 gene encoding DEAD-box ATP-dependent RNA helicase 21: MKRAVNDISGATTATAKKPVFLTKAQREQLALERRQEEIRQQKLQQQQLLSQIRPSSDPNSNSNQKPSDSDRRDRDRDRDRERDRDRDRDRDRSSRRERDREREREEEAKARERTRLEKLADREREKELESIKEQYLGSKKPKKRVIKPSEKFRFSFDWENTEDTSRDMNSLYQNPHEAQLLFGRGFRAGMDRREQKKLAAKNEKEMMEEIRRKEGVEEKPEEAAARKLKEEAADLYDTFDMRVDRHWSEKKLDEMTERDWRIFREDFNISYKGSKIPRPMRSWAESKLSTELLKAVERAGYKKPSPIQMAAIPLGLQQRDVIGIAETGSGKTAAFVLPMLTYISRLPPMSEDNEAEGPYAVVMAPTRELAQQIEDETVKFAHYLGIKVVSIVGGQSIEEQGFRIRQGCEVVIATPGRLLDCLERRYAVLNQCNYVVLDEADRMIDMGFEPQVVGVLDAMPSSNLKPENEDEELDEKKIYRTTYMFSATMPPAVERLARKYLRNPVVVNIGTAGKATDLISQHVIMMKESEKFPKLQRLLDEAGDKTAIVFVNTKKNADTVAKNLDRAGYRVTTLHGGKSQEQREISLEGFRTKRYNVLVATDVAGRGIDIPDVAHVINYDMPGNIEMYTHRIGRTGRAGKSGVATTFLTLYDTEVFYDLKQMLIQSNSHVPPELAKHEASKFKPGTIPDRPPRRNDTVFAH; this comes from the coding sequence ATGAAGCGCGCCGTCAATGACATTAGCGGCGCCACCACCGCCACTGCTAAGAAACCTGTCTTCTTGACCAAAGCCCAACGCGAGCAGTTGGCTCTCGAGCGACGCCAAGAAGAAATCCGGCAGCAGAAACTACAGCAGCAACAGCTTCTCTCTCAAATCCGCCCTTCCTCGGACCCTAACAGCAACAGCAACCAAAAGCCCTCTGATTCTGACCGACGTGACCGCGATAGAGATCGGGATAGGGAAAGAGACCGTGACCGTGACCGTGACAGAGACCGCTCCTCGCGCCGTGAACGCGACCGTGAACGGGAACGCGAAGAGGAGGCCAAGGCTCGGGAGCGTACTCGATTGGAGAAATTAGCTGACAGAGAGCGTGAGAAGGAGCTTGAGTCGATTAAGGAGCAGTATCTAGGATCTAAAAAACCTAAGAAGAGGGTAATTAAACCTAGCGAGAAGTTTCGATTTTCTTTTGATTGGGAGAACACTGAGGATACGTCTAGAGATATGAATTCCTTGTATCAAAACCCTCACGAGGCTCAGCTCTTGTTCGGTCGAGGGTTTCGTGCTGGAATGGATCGCAGGGAGCAGAAGAAGCTCGCCGCCAAGAATGAGAAGGAGATGAtggaagagattagaagaaaGGAGGGCGTCGAGGAGAAGCCTGAGGAGGCCGCCGCCAGGAAACTTAAAGAAGAAGCTGCTGATTTATATGATACTTTCGATATGAGAGTTGATAGGCATTGGTCCGAGAAGAAGCTCGATGAAATGACTGAGAGAGATTGGAGGATTTTTAGAGAGGATTTCAACATTTCCTACAAGGGATCAAAAATTCCTCGGCCTATGAGGAGTTGGGCTGAGAGTAAACTCAGTACAGAGTTGTTGAAAGCAGTTGAGAGGGCTGGTTACAAGAAACCATCCCCCATTCAGATGGCGGCTATTCCACTGGGACTACAACAGCGCGATGTGATTGGAATTGCGGAGACCGGTTCTGGTAAGACTGCGGCCTTTGTTTTGCCTATGTTAACTTACATCTCGAGGTTGCCCCCCATGAGTGAGGACAACGAGGCAGAGGGGCCTTATGCTGTTGTAATGGCACCTACTCGTGAACTGGCACAGCAGATTGAGGATGAGACTGTGAAGTTTGCTCATTACTTGGGTATCAAAGTGGTTTCCATTGTTGGTGGACAGTCCATTGAGGAGCAAGGTTTTAGGATTAGACAAGGGTGTGAGGTAGTCATTGCTACTCCAGGTCGTTTGCTTGATTGCTTGGAGAGGCGATATGCTGTCTTGAATCAGTGTAATTATGTTGTTCTTGATGAAGCTGATCGCATGATAGACATGGGTTTTGAACCCCAGGTTGTGGGAGTATTGGATGCAATGCCTTCGAGCAATTTAAAACCAGAGAATGAAGATGAAGAGCTTGACGAGAAAAAGATTTACCGCACCACTTATATGTTCAGTGCCACTATGCCACCTGCTGTGGAGCGCCTTGCAAGGAAGTACTTAAGAAACCCAGTTGTGGTCAACATTGGCACTGCTGGAAAGGCGACAGACTTAATATCTCAACACGTGATCATGATGAAGGAATCAGAGAAATTTCCCAAGTTACAAAGATTGCTTGATGAGGCTGGAGACAAGACAGCAATTGTGTTTGTTAACACCAAAAAGAATGCAGACACTGTTGCCAAGAATCTGGATAGGGCAGGATATCGCGTGACAACTTTGCATGGTGGGAAGTCCCAGGAGCAAAGGGAAATTAGCCTTGAAGGTTTTAGGACAAAGAGATATAATGTGCTTGTTGCTACTGATGTTGCTGGTCGTGGGATAGATATACCTGATGTGGCCCATGTCATTAATTATGATATGCCTGGGAATATTGAAATGTACACCCATCGTATTGGACGAACAGGCCGTGCTGGAAAGTCAGGTGTAGCTACAACATTTTTGACTCTGTACGACACTGAAGTGTTCTATGATCTTAAGCAGATGCTTATTCAGAGTAACAGTCATGTGCCTC